Genomic segment of Candidatus Latescibacterota bacterium:
GACAGCGATTCGATCATAGACTGGGTGAAGAGCGGATCAGATGAAATGTGGCGGAGCAGGAATATCGCCAGTACCGAGACGAGAGGCATCGAGTGCCGTGTCAGGTGGCGGGATATCAGCCCCTTCCCCCTGCTCGTCATAGACGATATCGACCTGAGCTATACATGGATAGATTCTTCCGCGGACCTCGAAGGTGTCGTATCGTCATATGCTATCAACCACCTTAAAAACCATATTGTTCTGCGGGTCAGGTACGGACTGCCGAAGATCGGCATCTCCCAGGGATGGGTCATCGGATACGAGGAGCGATGCGGATTCAGAGAGAGATTCCTCGTCGATCTCAGGACCGGATGGCGGACCGGGGAATATTTTATCTACCTTGATCTGATGAACATCACAGATAACACTGACGGAGATTATCTGTTCGTACCGGGGCCGGGAAGGCGGATCATGATGGGCCTGACCGTCCAGTTTTGAATATCAGGCATTTAAATCGAAACTTGACCTCACTACAAATCGTATCTATGGTAGTTGCGGGGGTGTAAAGAAAATGAACGAACCAGAGATTCTTTCCAACAGATCAGGTTCTGCGGGAAGAGCAAATTCCATAAAAAGATTCAGTTCCAGAGTCACGAATAGTCCTGTGCTGGCAATAATGATCCTCGCGTTGTTATTGTCCTCAGGAACAGGATCGCGGCTCTGCGCTCAGATCAACAGGCTTCAATTCGAAGAGATCTCGATCGACGAGGGCCTGTCCCAGAGCATCGTAGAGCGAGTGATCCAGGACAAAAAGGGATTCATGTGGTTCGGGACCGAAGACGGACTGAACAAGTATGACGGTTATACCTTCACTATACTCCGGCATGATCCCGACGATCAGAACAGTCTCAGTTATAACCATATCCTCTCGCTGGCAGAAGACAGATACGGATTCATATGGGTGGGTACTTTCCACGCTGGCCTCAACAGGCATGATCCGAACACAGGTGATTTCAAACTTTATATGAATGATCTCGATGACCCTCTCAGCATCAGCCATGATTATATAAGCGTCATTCACGAGGACCGTTCCGGCGACCTCTGGATCGGCACCGCTGACGGGCTCAACCGTTATGTCAGGGACTCTGACAATTTCTCCAGATACCTTACCGATCTTGAGAGCAGGACCGAAAACGAAGAAATCGAGATCCTCGAGATCAGGGAGGACCACCTCGGCAACCTTTGGATCGGGACAGACGGAAACGGACTTATAAAATTCAATGCCGACAAAAGCGAATACACGCAATATATCAATGACCCTTCGGATCCCTTCTCCCTGGGCAACAATTCAGTAAGAGCGATCTGCGAAGACATGGCCGGGATCATCTGGATAGGTACAATAGGGGGAGGATTGAACAGGTTCGACCCTGCCACCGAGTCCTTCACCCGATATGTAAATGACCCTGACGACCCCCAGAGCCTGAACCACAACCAGGTCTTCGCCATTTACGAAGATCCCGACACCATGCTCTGGATCGGCACAAATGGAGGAGGACTCGACCTCTTCGACAGGGACCTGGGTAGTTTCATTCATAACGTGACCGATCCGAACGACTTGACAAGCATCAGTTACGACGAGATCTATGATATCTACGAGGACCGTTCCGGCGTCATCTGGCTCGGCACTTATGGAGGAGGCACAAACAGGTTCAACAGGAAAAGAAAAAAATTCAACCTGTACAGACCCGACCCAAACAATCCCAACAGCCTGAGTGATGATATCGTCTGGTCTATGGTCGAAGACAAGGAAGGGATACTCTGGATCGGCACCCACGCTGGCGGGTTGAACAGATTGGACCGTCGCAAATGCCAATACACACATTACGTTCATGATCCCGACGACCCGGGAAGCCTCAGCAGCAATATCGTGAGGGTGGTCTATCTTGACCATGCGGGGATTCTCTGGATCGGGACTCATGGAGGTGGAGTCGACAGGTTCGATCGAGCCACAGGACGTTTCACCAACTACCGGCATGACCCTGATGATCCAGGCAGCATCAGCCATGACGAAATCAGATCTATTTACGAAGACATGGCCGGATACATCTGGGTCGGCACATACGGCGGAGGATTGAACAAGCTCGACAGGGACACTGGTATCTTCACTCGCTACATATCGACCCCCGATGATCCGGCAAGCATCAGTAACAACTTCATCAGATTCACTTTCGAGGACAGCAGGGGCGATTTCTGGATCGGGACACAGGGCGGAGGCATGAATCTATTCGACCGGGAGAATGGGTCATTTCAACACTTCCACTCGGACCCGGACGATGTCAACACTATAAGCCACGATTTCGTCTTTTCGATTCATGAGGACAAAAAGGGTACCCTGTGGATAGGAACGATGGGCGGAGGCCTCGATGGATTCGACCCGGTCACCGGCAAGTTCAAGCACTACTCCATGGATGACGGCCTGCCGAACAACTCGATCTACGGCGCACTCGAGGATGACCACGGCAATCTCTGGCTCAGCACAAATTTCGGACTGTCCAGATTCGACTCTCGGACAAAGACATTCAAGAACTACACAGAAATGGACGGACTCCAGAGCAATGAGTTCAACGGCGGCTCGTTTTACATAAGCCGATCCGGGGAAATGTTTTTTGGAGGAATAAGCGGCTTTAATTCGTTCTATCCAGACAAGATCGAGGATAATCCATACGTACCCCCCATCGTTATCACCTCTCTCAGCATCCTGAACAAAGAGGTCAGTTTCGACAAATCCATTTCTGAGATGACCAAGCTTCTCCTCTCACACAAAGACTATATGTTCTCGTTCGAATTCTCCGCGCTCGACTACACCGCACCTGCCAAGAACATGTACGCCTACAGGATGAAAGGACTGGACGAGGACTGGGTCTATACTGATTCGAGCAAGCGCTCCGCAACATACACTACCCTCGCCTCCGGAAAGTATATTTTCTGCGTAAAAGGTTCCAATAACGACGGCGTCTGGAATGAAAAAGGCGTCTCTATAATGATAAGGATAACTCCTCCCTTCTGGCAGACGACATGGTTCAGGGCGCTGGCCATCCTGATCATCCTGAGCCTGGGCTTTTTCCTGTACCGGTGGAGATTGAAGAATGTGCGTAATTCAGCCGAGCTCCAGGCGGCACACCTTGCGCAGATGTCGATCATGCCCCAGTCCGACCCTAAGGTCGAAGGATATGATATCTCCGGTATCTGCATCCCCGCCAATGAAGTAGGCGGTGATTTCTACGATTATATCTGGCTTGATTCTGGCCACACACGATTCGGAATTGCGATAGGCGATGTATCTGGAAAGGCAATGAAAGCGGCGATGATAGCGGTCATGTCAAACGGGATGCTTTTTTCCAAAGCGAGGGAA
This window contains:
- a CDS encoding SpoIIE family protein phosphatase, whose product is MNEPEILSNRSGSAGRANSIKRFSSRVTNSPVLAIMILALLLSSGTGSRLCAQINRLQFEEISIDEGLSQSIVERVIQDKKGFMWFGTEDGLNKYDGYTFTILRHDPDDQNSLSYNHILSLAEDRYGFIWVGTFHAGLNRHDPNTGDFKLYMNDLDDPLSISHDYISVIHEDRSGDLWIGTADGLNRYVRDSDNFSRYLTDLESRTENEEIEILEIREDHLGNLWIGTDGNGLIKFNADKSEYTQYINDPSDPFSLGNNSVRAICEDMAGIIWIGTIGGGLNRFDPATESFTRYVNDPDDPQSLNHNQVFAIYEDPDTMLWIGTNGGGLDLFDRDLGSFIHNVTDPNDLTSISYDEIYDIYEDRSGVIWLGTYGGGTNRFNRKRKKFNLYRPDPNNPNSLSDDIVWSMVEDKEGILWIGTHAGGLNRLDRRKCQYTHYVHDPDDPGSLSSNIVRVVYLDHAGILWIGTHGGGVDRFDRATGRFTNYRHDPDDPGSISHDEIRSIYEDMAGYIWVGTYGGGLNKLDRDTGIFTRYISTPDDPASISNNFIRFTFEDSRGDFWIGTQGGGMNLFDRENGSFQHFHSDPDDVNTISHDFVFSIHEDKKGTLWIGTMGGGLDGFDPVTGKFKHYSMDDGLPNNSIYGALEDDHGNLWLSTNFGLSRFDSRTKTFKNYTEMDGLQSNEFNGGSFYISRSGEMFFGGISGFNSFYPDKIEDNPYVPPIVITSLSILNKEVSFDKSISEMTKLLLSHKDYMFSFEFSALDYTAPAKNMYAYRMKGLDEDWVYTDSSKRSATYTTLASGKYIFCVKGSNNDGVWNEKGVSIMIRITPPFWQTTWFRALAILIILSLGFFLYRWRLKNVRNSAELQAAHLAQMSIMPQSDPKVEGYDISGICIPANEVGGDFYDYIWLDSGHTRFGIAIGDVSGKAMKAAMIAVMSNGMLFSKARESESIARIMTDLNSPIFLKTEATMFTTLFLASLDTRNKEIVFSNAGFDHPLLKSGGAVKTLDSEESHVPLGVFEDTIYPEKKMQLNPGDVLVLYSDGVPDTKNSRDEFYETKTLEFFLNDLDTRLLSACEIKDRIVNDVLAFAGGTRQYDDMTLIVVKST